Proteins encoded in a region of the Canis lupus dingo isolate Sandy chromosome 17, ASM325472v2, whole genome shotgun sequence genome:
- the ZNF697 gene encoding zinc finger protein 697 isoform X1, translated as MEQENKQGVYEAQDSEDKRMGSDFENSEDREWNPEERGMGSNPQDADKREGHPEQELGSNPQDEALGRDPEERELVSDICPDGLLSEEEGAVLREDYPSGVAEMAMFPGLGLGLSESESLSRSPREEEESAGENRPDEEAQPPAPTLPWRRHLSLGSRHRSDKAAHRRFRRLHHPVAVDLGELDSLMASIMDAPTICPDCGESFSPGAAFLQHQRMHRLAEAAAAASLEPFGLAGECGGVVGLVGVGVGVGGAGGLGAGPALARPAREKPFRCGECGKGFSRNTYLTNHLRLHTGERPNLCADCGKSFSWRADLLKHRRLHTGEKPYPCPECGEAFSLSSHLLSHRRAHAAASGAGAAALRPFACGECGKGFVRRSHLANHQRIHTGEKPHGCGECGKRFSWRSDLVKHQRVHTGEKPYMCSECGETFSVSSHLFTHKRTHSGERPYVCRECGKGFGRNSHLVNHLRVHTGEKPFHCGQCEKRFSDFSTLTQHQRTHTGEKPYTCIECGKSFIQSSHLIRHRRIHTGNKPHKCTGCGKGFRYKTHLAQHQKLHLC; from the exons AtggaacaagaaaataaacagggtGTGTATGAAGCCCAGGACTCAGAAGACAAAAGGATGGGCTCTGATTTTGAGAACTCTGAAGACAGGGAATGGAACCcagaagaaagaggaatgggCTCTAATCCACAGGATGCAGACAAGAGAGAAGGCCACCCAGAGCAGGAGCTGGGCTCCAACCCACAGGATGAAGCTCTAGGAAGGGACCCAGAGGAGAGGGAACTGGTGTCTGACATCTGCCCAG ATGGGCTGCTGAGTGAGGAAGAAGGGGCTGTCCTCCGCGAGGATTACCCGTCTGGCGTAGCTGAGATGGCGATGTTCCCGGGACTGGGACTGGGACTGTCGGAGTCGGAAAGCCTTTCCCGGAGCCCCCGGGAAGAAGAGGAGAGCGCAGGCGAGAACCGGCCGGACGAAGAGGCGCAGCCGCCCGCTCCCACGCTTCCCTGGAGGCGGCACCTCTCGCTGGGGAGCCGGCACCGGAGCGACAAGGCCGCCCACCGCCGCTTCCGCCGCCTCCACCACCCCGTGGCCGTGGACCTCGGGGAGCTCGACAGCCTGATGGCCAGCATCATGGACGCGCCCACCATCTGCCCCGACTGCGGGGAGAGCTTCAGCCCGGGCGCTGCCTTCCTGCAGCACCAGCGCATGCACCGCCTGGCggaggccgcggccgccgccagCCTGGAGCCCTTCGGCTTGGCGGGCGAGTGCGGCGGGGTGGTGGGGCTGgtgggcgtgggcgtgggcgtgggcggggcggggggcctcggggcggggccCGCGCTGGCCCGGCCCGCGCGCGAGAAGCCCTTCCGCTGCGGCGAGTGTGGCAAGGGCTTCAGCCGCAACACCTACCTGACCAACCACCTGCGCCTGCACACGGGCGAGCGGCCCAACCTGTGCGCCGACTGCGGCAAGAGCTTCAGCTGGCGCGCCGACCTGCTCAAGCACCGGCGCCTGCACACGGGCGAGAAGCCCTACCCGTGCCCCGAGTGTGGCGAGGCCTTCAGCCTCAGCTCgcacctgctgagccaccggcGCGCGCACGCGGCGGCCagcggcgcgggggcggcggcgctGCGGCCCTTCGCCTGCGGCGAGTGCGGCAAGGGCTTCGTGCGCCGCTCGCACCTGGCCAACCACCAGCGCATCCACACGGGCGAGAAGCCGCACGGCTGCGGCGAGTGCGGCAAGCGCTTCAGCTGGCGCTCGGACCTGGTGAAGCACCAGCGTGTGCACACGGGCGAGAAGCCCTACATGTGCTCCGAGTGCGGCGAGACCTTCAGCGTCAGCTCGCACCTCTTCACGCACAAGCGCACGCACTCGGGCGAGCGGCCCTACGTGTGCCGCGAGTGCGGCAAGGGCTTCGGGCGCAACTCGCACCTGGTGAACCACCTGCGCGTGCACACCGGCGAGAAGCCCTTTCACTGCGGCCAGTGCGAGAAGCGCTTCAGCGACTTCTCGACGCTCACGCAGCACCAGCGCACGCACACGGGCGAGAAGCCCTACACCTGCATCGAGTGCGGCAAGAGCTTCATCCAGAGCTCGCACCTGATCCGCCACCGCCGCATCCACACCGGCAACAAGCCGCACAAGTGCACGGGCTGTGGCAAGGGCTTCCGCTACAAAACGCACCTTGCGCAGCACCAGAAGCTGCACCTGTGCTAG
- the ZNF697 gene encoding zinc finger protein 697 isoform X2, producing MAMFPGLGLGLSESESLSRSPREEEESAGENRPDEEAQPPAPTLPWRRHLSLGSRHRSDKAAHRRFRRLHHPVAVDLGELDSLMASIMDAPTICPDCGESFSPGAAFLQHQRMHRLAEAAAAASLEPFGLAGECGGVVGLVGVGVGVGGAGGLGAGPALARPAREKPFRCGECGKGFSRNTYLTNHLRLHTGERPNLCADCGKSFSWRADLLKHRRLHTGEKPYPCPECGEAFSLSSHLLSHRRAHAAASGAGAAALRPFACGECGKGFVRRSHLANHQRIHTGEKPHGCGECGKRFSWRSDLVKHQRVHTGEKPYMCSECGETFSVSSHLFTHKRTHSGERPYVCRECGKGFGRNSHLVNHLRVHTGEKPFHCGQCEKRFSDFSTLTQHQRTHTGEKPYTCIECGKSFIQSSHLIRHRRIHTGNKPHKCTGCGKGFRYKTHLAQHQKLHLC from the coding sequence ATGGCGATGTTCCCGGGACTGGGACTGGGACTGTCGGAGTCGGAAAGCCTTTCCCGGAGCCCCCGGGAAGAAGAGGAGAGCGCAGGCGAGAACCGGCCGGACGAAGAGGCGCAGCCGCCCGCTCCCACGCTTCCCTGGAGGCGGCACCTCTCGCTGGGGAGCCGGCACCGGAGCGACAAGGCCGCCCACCGCCGCTTCCGCCGCCTCCACCACCCCGTGGCCGTGGACCTCGGGGAGCTCGACAGCCTGATGGCCAGCATCATGGACGCGCCCACCATCTGCCCCGACTGCGGGGAGAGCTTCAGCCCGGGCGCTGCCTTCCTGCAGCACCAGCGCATGCACCGCCTGGCggaggccgcggccgccgccagCCTGGAGCCCTTCGGCTTGGCGGGCGAGTGCGGCGGGGTGGTGGGGCTGgtgggcgtgggcgtgggcgtgggcggggcggggggcctcggggcggggccCGCGCTGGCCCGGCCCGCGCGCGAGAAGCCCTTCCGCTGCGGCGAGTGTGGCAAGGGCTTCAGCCGCAACACCTACCTGACCAACCACCTGCGCCTGCACACGGGCGAGCGGCCCAACCTGTGCGCCGACTGCGGCAAGAGCTTCAGCTGGCGCGCCGACCTGCTCAAGCACCGGCGCCTGCACACGGGCGAGAAGCCCTACCCGTGCCCCGAGTGTGGCGAGGCCTTCAGCCTCAGCTCgcacctgctgagccaccggcGCGCGCACGCGGCGGCCagcggcgcgggggcggcggcgctGCGGCCCTTCGCCTGCGGCGAGTGCGGCAAGGGCTTCGTGCGCCGCTCGCACCTGGCCAACCACCAGCGCATCCACACGGGCGAGAAGCCGCACGGCTGCGGCGAGTGCGGCAAGCGCTTCAGCTGGCGCTCGGACCTGGTGAAGCACCAGCGTGTGCACACGGGCGAGAAGCCCTACATGTGCTCCGAGTGCGGCGAGACCTTCAGCGTCAGCTCGCACCTCTTCACGCACAAGCGCACGCACTCGGGCGAGCGGCCCTACGTGTGCCGCGAGTGCGGCAAGGGCTTCGGGCGCAACTCGCACCTGGTGAACCACCTGCGCGTGCACACCGGCGAGAAGCCCTTTCACTGCGGCCAGTGCGAGAAGCGCTTCAGCGACTTCTCGACGCTCACGCAGCACCAGCGCACGCACACGGGCGAGAAGCCCTACACCTGCATCGAGTGCGGCAAGAGCTTCATCCAGAGCTCGCACCTGATCCGCCACCGCCGCATCCACACCGGCAACAAGCCGCACAAGTGCACGGGCTGTGGCAAGGGCTTCCGCTACAAAACGCACCTTGCGCAGCACCAGAAGCTGCACCTGTGCTAG
- the LOC112664108 gene encoding 3 beta-hydroxysteroid dehydrogenase/Delta 5-->4-isomerase isoform X2: protein MVEGDILDEQCLKRACQGTSVVIHTASVIDVMNVIHRETIMNVNLKGTQLLLEACAQASVPIFIYTSTIEVAGPNSYRDIIQNAHEEEHLESTWSAPYPYSKKLAEKAVLAANGWALKNGGTLHTCALRPMYIYGEGSIFLYNYIYKALRNNGILTHHSKFSIVNPVYVGNVAWAHILALRALQDPKKAPSVQGQFYYISDDTPHQSYDDLNYNLSKEWGFSLDSRMSLPISLEYWLAFLLEIVSFLLSPIYKYQPPFNRHMVTLSNSIFTFSYKKAQRDLGYKPLFSWEEAKQKTTEWIGSLVKQHKETLKTKTH, encoded by the exons ATGGTGGAAGGAGACATTCTGGATGAGCAGTGCCTGAAGAGAGCCTGCCAGGGCACCTCAGTTGTCATTCACACCGCCTCTGTCATTGACGTCATGAATGTCATTCACCGAGAGACCATCATGAATGTCAATCTGAAGG GTACTCAGCTCCTGTTGGAAGCCTGTGCCCAGGCTAGTGTGCCGATCTTCATCTATACCAGCACCATAGAGGTGGCTGGGCCCAACTCCTACAGGGACATCATCCAGAATGCCCACGAAGAAGAGCATCTTGAATCAACATGGTCTGCTCCCTACCCATACAGCAAAAAGCTTGCAGAGAAGGCTGTGCTAGCTGCTAATGGGTGGGCTCTTAAAAATGGTGGCACTTTGCATACTTGTGCTTTAAGGCCCATGTATATCTATGGGGAAGGAAGCATATTCCTTTATAACTATATATACAAAGCTCTGAGGAACAATGGCATCCTGACACATCACAGCAAGTTCTCCATAGTCAACCCCGTCTATGTTGGCAATGTGGCCTGGGCTCACATTCTGGCCTTGAGGGCCCTACAGGACCCCAAGAAGGCCCCAAGTGTCCAAGGACAGTTCTATTACATTTCAGATGACACTCCTCATCAAAGCTATGATGACCTCAATTACAATTTGAGCAAGGAATGGGGTTTCTCCCTTGATTCCAGAATGAGCCTTCCCATATCTCTGGAATACTGGCTTGCCTTCCTGCTGGAAATagtgagcttcctgctcagtccGATTTATAAATATCAACCCCCCTTCAACCGCCACATGGTGACTTTGTCAAATAGCATATTTACCTTCTCTTATAAGAAAGCTCAGCGAGATCTGGGGTATAAGCCACTCTTCAGCTGGGAGGAAGCCAAGCAGAAGACCACGGAGTGGATTGGTTCGCTGGTGAAACAGCACAAGGAGACCCTAAAAACAAAGACTCACTGA
- the LOC112664108 gene encoding 3 beta-hydroxysteroid dehydrogenase/Delta 5-->4-isomerase isoform X1: MAGWSCLVTGAGGFLGQRIVHLLAEEKELQEIRALDKAFRPELLEEFSKLQSKTKLTMVEGDILDEQCLKRACQGTSVVIHTASVIDVMNVIHRETIMNVNLKGTQLLLEACAQASVPIFIYTSTIEVAGPNSYRDIIQNAHEEEHLESTWSAPYPYSKKLAEKAVLAANGWALKNGGTLHTCALRPMYIYGEGSIFLYNYIYKALRNNGILTHHSKFSIVNPVYVGNVAWAHILALRALQDPKKAPSVQGQFYYISDDTPHQSYDDLNYNLSKEWGFSLDSRMSLPISLEYWLAFLLEIVSFLLSPIYKYQPPFNRHMVTLSNSIFTFSYKKAQRDLGYKPLFSWEEAKQKTTEWIGSLVKQHKETLKTKTH; the protein is encoded by the exons ATGGCTGGATGGAGCTGCCTTGTGACAGGTGCAGGAGGGTTTCTGGGTCAGCGGATTGTTCACTTGttggcagaggagaaggagctgCAGGAGATCCGGGCACTGGACAAAGCTTTCAGACCAGAACTGCTGGAGGAATTTTCTA AGCTCCAGAGCAAGACCAAGCTGACCATGGTGGAAGGAGACATTCTGGATGAGCAGTGCCTGAAGAGAGCCTGCCAGGGCACCTCAGTTGTCATTCACACCGCCTCTGTCATTGACGTCATGAATGTCATTCACCGAGAGACCATCATGAATGTCAATCTGAAGG GTACTCAGCTCCTGTTGGAAGCCTGTGCCCAGGCTAGTGTGCCGATCTTCATCTATACCAGCACCATAGAGGTGGCTGGGCCCAACTCCTACAGGGACATCATCCAGAATGCCCACGAAGAAGAGCATCTTGAATCAACATGGTCTGCTCCCTACCCATACAGCAAAAAGCTTGCAGAGAAGGCTGTGCTAGCTGCTAATGGGTGGGCTCTTAAAAATGGTGGCACTTTGCATACTTGTGCTTTAAGGCCCATGTATATCTATGGGGAAGGAAGCATATTCCTTTATAACTATATATACAAAGCTCTGAGGAACAATGGCATCCTGACACATCACAGCAAGTTCTCCATAGTCAACCCCGTCTATGTTGGCAATGTGGCCTGGGCTCACATTCTGGCCTTGAGGGCCCTACAGGACCCCAAGAAGGCCCCAAGTGTCCAAGGACAGTTCTATTACATTTCAGATGACACTCCTCATCAAAGCTATGATGACCTCAATTACAATTTGAGCAAGGAATGGGGTTTCTCCCTTGATTCCAGAATGAGCCTTCCCATATCTCTGGAATACTGGCTTGCCTTCCTGCTGGAAATagtgagcttcctgctcagtccGATTTATAAATATCAACCCCCCTTCAACCGCCACATGGTGACTTTGTCAAATAGCATATTTACCTTCTCTTATAAGAAAGCTCAGCGAGATCTGGGGTATAAGCCACTCTTCAGCTGGGAGGAAGCCAAGCAGAAGACCACGGAGTGGATTGGTTCGCTGGTGAAACAGCACAAGGAGACCCTAAAAACAAAGACTCACTGA